A stretch of Calditrichota bacterium DNA encodes these proteins:
- a CDS encoding transglycosylase SLT domain-containing protein produces the protein MKELITLLIIFFTLSFLSCNKPTVVDKSDVSSDSLIAEIEQRLQDKRHLGKLSRNLKNSRLGRSIDKYKPIIKKYSKRYGFDWRLIVAQIAQESSFKEKARSRVGAKGLMQLMPMTAEEISRELDIKYIMKNPRENITAGIYHLKKQMRYFPDSKPVDRTRLALASYNAGPGRVFDAQEIASYHKKSDNKWPIVKPYLGMLKKSDWELHLQVWPNGQPKYGYFYGSHETTTYVDKIWDTYLIYKKIL, from the coding sequence ATGAAAGAATTGATTACATTGCTCATTATATTTTTTACCTTATCTTTTTTATCCTGCAATAAACCTACCGTTGTAGATAAAAGTGATGTGTCCAGTGATTCACTTATTGCGGAAATTGAACAACGTCTGCAGGATAAAAGACATCTTGGTAAATTAAGCCGTAATTTAAAAAACAGCCGTTTAGGACGTTCCATTGATAAATACAAACCAATAATAAAAAAATATTCCAAAAGATATGGTTTCGACTGGCGCTTGATTGTAGCTCAAATAGCTCAGGAATCAAGTTTTAAAGAAAAAGCCCGTAGCCGTGTGGGAGCAAAAGGCCTGATGCAATTAATGCCAATGACGGCGGAAGAAATAAGTCGTGAACTGGATATTAAATACATAATGAAAAATCCACGTGAAAATATTACAGCAGGTATTTACCATCTAAAGAAGCAAATGCGATATTTTCCTGATTCAAAACCTGTTGACCGTACACGCCTTGCTTTAGCAAGTTATAATGCCGGGCCTGGAAGGGTGTTTGATGCGCAAGAGATAGCCTCTTATCATAAAAAGTCGGACAATAAATGGCCTATTGTAAAACCATATCTGGGAATGCTAAAAAAATCTGATTGGGAGTTACACCTTCAGGTTTGGCCAAATGGCCAGCCAAAATATGGGTATTTCTATGGTTCGCACGAAACAACAACCTATGTGGACAAAATTTGGGATACATACCTTATCTATAAAAAAATTCTGTAA
- a CDS encoding DUF350 domain-containing protein: MDSFDFIMLRNFIYAILGVIIGILSSVGTYKLFNKTTRFDIPSELEKGNLAVGIVVGGIFIMIGLIVGLIIGMSLN, from the coding sequence ATGGATTCTTTTGATTTTATCATGCTACGAAATTTTATTTATGCCATACTTGGTGTGATAATTGGCATATTATCTTCTGTAGGGACTTATAAACTTTTTAATAAAACCACCCGTTTTGACATTCCAAGCGAACTTGAAAAAGGCAACCTGGCTGTTGGCATTGTTGTTGGTGGTATATTTATAATGATTGGTTTGATTGTTGGTTTAATAATAGGGATGAGCCTCAATTAG